A window of the Salipiger sp. H15 genome harbors these coding sequences:
- a CDS encoding phospholipase D family protein, with protein sequence MFRFLCALLAIAAMAGCASAPPQGPWTVTAAMNAGESAPLTRGTREWEQRPDGRSGVYIIGNGIDALGLRLALADVAVTSIDAQYYLLHNDVSGQLFADALLRAADRGVRVRLLLDDMDTRGYDEATHALETHPNIEVRLFNPFSRAHGKALSALLEFRRINRRMHNKSMTFDGRVTIVGGRNIGDEYFSAREDSNYDDLDLLAAGPVVHEVSSTFDRYWNSRYAIPASSVITPKEDGPDLAAVRARLAELREETLATPYGAALAAHVAKLKRERPPLTAARATLLADPPEKAAGDLPASETFAASMLPYVTSLQHEFLVISAYFVPRDTGTALLKSLEERGVNVTVLTNSLDATDVPAVYAHYAHSRRDLLEAGVDLWELRAEKERPDRTLSGLGLSRSALHAKAFVLDEKLLFIGSFNWDPRSVRINSEMGILVESPELAKAAADTIKGLLPDAAFHLRLGEDGRMQWLEHDTGDRWRLFRSEPILSTMRATTAWLTGLLPIGGQL encoded by the coding sequence ATGTTCCGGTTCCTTTGCGCCCTTCTCGCCATTGCCGCGATGGCCGGTTGCGCCAGCGCCCCGCCACAGGGACCCTGGACCGTCACGGCGGCGATGAACGCCGGGGAGTCCGCGCCGCTCACGCGCGGCACCCGCGAGTGGGAGCAGCGCCCCGACGGGCGCTCCGGGGTCTACATCATCGGCAATGGCATCGATGCGCTCGGGCTGCGGCTGGCGCTCGCGGATGTGGCCGTGACCAGCATCGACGCGCAGTACTACCTTCTGCACAACGACGTCTCGGGCCAGCTCTTTGCCGACGCGCTGCTGCGCGCGGCGGATCGCGGCGTGCGGGTGCGGCTGCTGCTCGACGACATGGACACCCGCGGCTACGACGAGGCGACCCACGCGCTCGAGACGCACCCCAACATCGAGGTGCGGCTGTTCAACCCCTTCTCGCGCGCGCATGGCAAGGCGCTCTCGGCGCTGCTGGAGTTCCGGCGCATCAACCGGCGCATGCACAACAAGTCGATGACCTTCGACGGGCGGGTGACCATCGTCGGCGGGCGCAACATCGGCGACGAGTATTTCTCGGCCCGCGAGGATTCGAATTACGACGATCTCGACCTGCTCGCCGCGGGGCCGGTGGTGCACGAGGTGAGCAGCACCTTCGACCGCTACTGGAACAGCCGCTACGCCATCCCCGCCTCGTCGGTGATCACGCCCAAGGAGGATGGACCGGACCTTGCCGCCGTGCGTGCGCGGCTTGCCGAGCTGCGGGAAGAGACGCTCGCCACACCCTATGGCGCAGCGCTTGCCGCGCATGTCGCCAAGCTCAAGCGGGAGCGTCCGCCGCTGACCGCCGCCCGCGCCACGCTGCTGGCCGACCCGCCGGAAAAGGCGGCGGGCGATCTGCCCGCCTCCGAGACCTTCGCCGCCTCGATGCTGCCCTACGTGACCAGCCTGCAGCACGAGTTCCTGGTGATCTCGGCCTATTTCGTGCCGCGCGACACCGGCACCGCGCTGCTGAAATCGCTCGAGGAGCGGGGCGTCAACGTGACGGTTCTGACCAATTCGCTCGATGCCACGGACGTGCCGGCGGTCTATGCCCATTACGCCCATTCCCGGCGCGACCTGCTCGAGGCGGGGGTCGACCTGTGGGAGCTGCGGGCCGAGAAGGAGCGCCCCGACCGGACGCTCTCGGGGCTTGGCCTCTCGCGCTCGGCGCTGCATGCCAAGGCCTTCGTGCTCGACGAGAAGCTGCTCTTCATCGGCTCGTTCAACTGGGATCCGCGCTCGGTGCGGATCAATTCCGAGATGGGCATCCTCGTGGAATCCCCGGAACTCGCCAAGGCCGCGGCCGACACGATCAAGGGGCTGCTGCCGGACGCGGCCTTCCACCTGCGGCTGGGCGAGGACGGAAGGATGCAATGGCTCGAGCACGACACCGGCGACCGCTGGCGGCTGTTCCGCTCGGAGCCGATCCTGTCCACCATGCGTGCGACGACGGCATGGCTGACCGGGCTCCTGCCGATCGGGGGGCAGCTCTGA
- a CDS encoding excinuclease ABC subunit B codes for MRRLLLISLLGLAACGTPYERCNRDAANLYSKAMQERTEIAKDLARGFTYSTDWETRMRWDVCGSHHGYLHYCWRRDTEPVTRRVPVNPEELHRRDAELEAQLPQLRRDAAAGQAECRRRYPAEVEAAVPPPASAG; via the coding sequence ATGCGCCGTCTGCTCCTCATCTCCCTTCTTGGCCTCGCGGCCTGCGGAACGCCCTACGAGCGTTGCAACAGGGATGCGGCCAATCTCTACAGCAAGGCGATGCAGGAACGGACCGAGATCGCCAAGGATCTGGCGCGCGGCTTCACCTACAGCACCGACTGGGAAACCCGGATGCGCTGGGACGTCTGCGGCTCGCACCACGGCTACCTGCACTATTGCTGGCGCCGCGACACCGAGCCCGTCACTCGTCGCGTTCCGGTCAACCCCGAGGAACTTCACCGCCGCGACGCCGAGCTCGAGGCGCAGCTGCCGCAGTTGCGCCGCGACGCCGCCGCGGGACAGGCCGAGTGCCGCCGCCGCTATCCCGCCGAGGTCGAGGCGGCGGTGCCGCCGCCCGCCTCCGCGGGCTGA
- a CDS encoding LysR family transcriptional regulator, producing the protein MARRKSVFSGNVTEADLKLMRVFKTVIACSGLSAAQAELGVGASTVSRQISDLETRLGVRLCHRGRGGFSLTQQGRIAEAHIDRLLSAAEEFATNIAELNKSLTGQINIGMIDYTVIDPRNPLVAAIRDFRQIAPAVNVSLMTGTPAEVERGVIDGSLHIGIVPDYQRHPSLTYENLYSEEVGLYCGGNHPISLRLRNGDGVSRADVVKHSLVHRGYFESDRLRQLKKPFPVGTIAYQTEAVMALVGFGLYLGFFPSHCTQTTQFEFQEVLPEEFGFSTPIMAIWRSDRHQSQILQEFLDLIVSG; encoded by the coding sequence ATGGCTCGCAGGAAGAGCGTCTTTTCCGGCAATGTGACCGAAGCCGATCTTAAACTGATGCGGGTGTTCAAGACGGTGATCGCCTGTTCCGGCCTTTCGGCGGCGCAAGCGGAGTTGGGGGTCGGCGCGTCCACGGTTTCCCGGCAGATCTCCGACCTCGAAACCCGCTTGGGCGTACGCCTGTGCCACCGGGGCCGTGGTGGTTTCTCCCTGACCCAACAGGGCCGCATTGCCGAGGCGCATATCGATCGCCTGCTGTCGGCCGCAGAGGAGTTCGCCACCAATATCGCTGAGCTCAACAAGAGCCTGACCGGTCAAATCAACATCGGCATGATCGACTATACCGTGATCGACCCGCGCAACCCGCTTGTCGCGGCGATCCGCGACTTTCGCCAGATCGCCCCCGCCGTCAATGTCAGCTTGATGACCGGGACCCCGGCCGAGGTCGAGCGCGGCGTTATCGACGGCAGCCTGCACATCGGCATCGTGCCGGACTATCAACGCCACCCGAGCCTGACCTACGAAAACCTCTATAGCGAAGAGGTCGGTCTATATTGTGGCGGTAATCACCCCATATCCCTGCGCTTGCGGAACGGCGACGGTGTGTCCCGCGCGGATGTGGTGAAACACTCTCTCGTACACCGAGGCTATTTCGAGAGTGATCGATTGCGGCAACTGAAGAAGCCCTTCCCGGTGGGCACGATTGCCTATCAAACCGAAGCGGTGATGGCGCTGGTGGGTTTCGGGCTCTATCTCGGGTTCTTCCCCTCCCATTGCACCCAGACCACACAGTTCGAGTTCCAAGAGGTGCTGCCGGAGGAGTTCGGCTTCTCGACGCCCATCATGGCAATCTGGCGATCCGACAGGCACCAATCCCAGATCCTGCAGGAGTTCCTTGACCTCATCGTATCGGGCTAG
- a CDS encoding DUF308 domain-containing protein, producing MQHWLLWIILGIASILGGVIALFNPFAASIAAQTIVAWFFLIIGVIQAISIFRVTSMKERLLAILMTIIYLWLGISFLANPLEGLVSLTMVAAIMFLVSGVAKVIYAFSVADSRYKLLMLISGAISVILAIMIFTNFPSSAAVVLGVLLAVELLSTGAAMVAFGLVLKQHPELRKVNT from the coding sequence ATGCAGCATTGGCTCTTGTGGATTATCCTCGGTATCGCGAGCATCCTTGGCGGGGTGATCGCGCTCTTCAACCCCTTCGCCGCCTCGATCGCCGCGCAGACCATCGTCGCCTGGTTCTTCCTGATCATCGGCGTCATCCAGGCGATCAGCATCTTCCGCGTGACCAGCATGAAGGAGCGGCTGCTCGCGATCCTGATGACCATCATCTACCTCTGGCTCGGCATCAGCTTCCTTGCCAATCCGCTCGAGGGCCTGGTCTCGCTGACCATGGTCGCGGCGATCATGTTCCTGGTCAGCGGCGTCGCCAAGGTGATCTACGCCTTCTCGGTGGCCGACAGCCGCTACAAGCTCCTGATGCTCATCAGCGGCGCGATCTCGGTGATCCTGGCGATCATGATCTTCACCAACTTCCCGTCCTCGGCGGCGGTGGTGCTGGGGGTCCTGCTCGCGGTCGAGCTGCTGTCGACCGGCGCGGCGATGGTCGCCTTCGGACTGGTGCTGAAGCAGCATCCCGAGCTGCGCAAGGTGAACACCTGA
- a CDS encoding DUF6880 family protein, with product MAGKALNKKNLLELGADTLADLLLEAVKGDAARQRRVRMALSADLGPEAITADVRKRFASIRRGRSYISRKAQKKMAQELAELTTQIETHIAPDAPDAAFDLLWAQLQLAAGIHERTDDSWGTIGDVMREVMAAIARLAPRLDKDPVALADTVFEAISGEGYGAFDHAVPALAEALGGTGLSRLKALAEAACEAPLTGADLARYDFISDRDACTERALAGRNRTAEMILQDVADAEGDVDSWLAQYTAEQLTYSTIAPSAATRLLAAGRPEDALRLIEAALRGESGDPWFDTPELDEAHFACLEALDRKDDLRAALWHRFERRLCPEALRRHLKLLPDFEDIEAEDAARRIVLAYKPVEKALAYCLQAPDLPLAAELIEAHSEEIDGDVYETLTPLADALAQTHPLAAVLLWGAMIDFALGKARSGRYGHAARHLMDCAAADAEILDYGMHLSHADYLEALRKAHARKSAFWERLREG from the coding sequence ATGGCAGGCAAGGCGCTGAACAAGAAGAACCTCCTTGAACTGGGCGCCGATACGCTGGCCGACCTGCTGCTCGAGGCGGTGAAGGGTGACGCGGCACGCCAGCGGCGGGTGCGCATGGCGCTTTCCGCCGATCTGGGGCCAGAAGCGATCACCGCCGACGTGCGCAAACGCTTCGCCTCGATCCGCCGCGGTCGCAGCTACATTTCCCGCAAGGCGCAGAAGAAGATGGCGCAGGAACTGGCGGAGCTGACGACGCAAATCGAGACCCACATTGCGCCAGATGCCCCAGACGCGGCCTTCGACCTTCTCTGGGCGCAACTGCAGCTCGCCGCCGGCATCCACGAGCGTACCGACGACAGCTGGGGCACCATCGGCGATGTCATGCGCGAGGTGATGGCGGCGATCGCACGGCTTGCGCCGAGGCTGGACAAGGATCCTGTGGCGCTTGCCGATACCGTGTTCGAGGCGATCTCGGGCGAAGGCTATGGAGCCTTCGACCACGCCGTACCTGCACTGGCCGAGGCGCTCGGTGGCACCGGCCTGTCCCGCCTCAAGGCGCTGGCCGAAGCGGCCTGCGAAGCGCCGCTGACGGGCGCCGACCTCGCCCGCTACGACTTCATTTCCGACCGCGATGCCTGCACCGAGCGCGCCCTCGCCGGTCGCAACCGTACGGCGGAGATGATCTTGCAGGACGTGGCCGATGCCGAGGGCGACGTTGACAGCTGGCTCGCGCAATACACCGCCGAGCAGCTGACCTACTCGACGATCGCCCCCTCCGCCGCGACCCGGCTGCTGGCGGCGGGCCGCCCCGAGGACGCGCTGCGCCTGATCGAGGCCGCCCTGCGCGGAGAAAGCGGTGATCCGTGGTTCGACACGCCCGAACTGGACGAGGCGCATTTCGCCTGCCTCGAGGCGCTCGACCGCAAGGACGACCTGCGGGCCGCGCTCTGGCACCGCTTCGAGCGCCGCCTCTGCCCCGAGGCGCTGCGCCGCCACCTCAAGCTGCTGCCCGACTTCGAGGACATCGAGGCCGAGGACGCGGCGCGCCGGATCGTCCTCGCCTACAAACCCGTCGAGAAGGCGCTGGCCTACTGCCTGCAGGCCCCCGACCTGCCGCTAGCGGCTGAATTGATCGAGGCCCACAGCGAGGAGATCGACGGCGACGTGTATGAGACTCTCACCCCGCTCGCCGACGCCCTCGCCCAGACTCATCCGCTCGCCGCCGTGCTGCTGTGGGGCGCGATGATCGACTTCGCGCTGGGTAAAGCCCGCTCCGGACGCTACGGCCACGCCGCCCGGCACTTGATGGACTGTGCTGCCGCGGATGCCGAGATCCTCGATTATGGCATGCATCTGTCGCACGCGGACTATCTTGAAGCGCTGCGCAAAGCCCATGCGAGGAAATCGGCCTTCTGGGAGCGTCTGCGGGAAGGGTAA
- a CDS encoding ETC complex I subunit encodes MRARIYQPAKTAMSSGQAKTRNWILEFFLASPREVDPLMGWTSSSDTQSQVRLTFDSKEAALAYAAENGIEAQVNEPNKRKPNLRARGYAENFAVDRRGAWTH; translated from the coding sequence ATGCGCGCACGGATTTACCAGCCGGCCAAGACGGCCATGTCTTCGGGACAAGCGAAAACGAGGAACTGGATCCTCGAGTTCTTCCTCGCCTCGCCGCGCGAGGTTGACCCGCTGATGGGCTGGACCTCGTCGTCGGACACGCAGAGCCAGGTGCGCCTGACCTTCGACAGCAAGGAGGCCGCGCTGGCCTATGCCGCCGAGAACGGCATCGAGGCGCAGGTGAACGAGCCCAACAAGCGCAAGCCCAACCTGCGCGCCCGCGGCTACGCCGAAAACTTCGCAGTGGACCGGCGCGGGGCGTGGACCCACTGA
- a CDS encoding I78 family peptidase inhibitor, whose protein sequence is MMQRIAMILGLCAGLAACSEAETKVEDDTCGAAAYQTRIGQPVGELGLTAGEKLRILGPNQPMTMDFRPDRMNIETDSAGQILRVFCG, encoded by the coding sequence ATGATGCAACGGATCGCGATGATCCTCGGCCTCTGCGCCGGGCTGGCCGCGTGCAGCGAGGCCGAGACCAAGGTCGAGGACGACACCTGCGGCGCCGCCGCCTACCAGACCCGCATCGGCCAGCCGGTCGGAGAGCTCGGCCTGACCGCCGGGGAGAAGCTGCGCATCCTCGGGCCGAACCAGCCGATGACCATGGACTTCCGCCCCGACCGGATGAACATCGAGACCGACAGCGCCGGGCAGATCCTCCGGGTGTTCTGCGGATGA
- a CDS encoding AI-2E family transporter — MRDTPFQTLVLSTVFVLAFGTLLVLGRSILLPIVTATILVYLLESVAGALRRLPVLGHLPLGVLRLLLLVFAAAVVFVLAAVVSSTVREIMAVAPTYEENLRGMVEGIAGYFHFENDALWDRISDETVGQINLRRFSLAVLGGFTNLGSVVLMVIIYAAFITAERRSFQRRLTAGLRSPEQSARVLAVVGAINEKISRYLAFKTLINVVLGTISYGILWAFGVDFALFWAVVIGVLNYIPYVGSLLAVAFPVALSLAQFASIGMTLGLGAALTVVQIALGNIIEPRLIGRQLNLSPFVVLLALALWTTLWGIPGAILAVPLTSILAIVLASFDKTRWLALLLAERVDAPGRPAPAAALPRKLP; from the coding sequence ATGAGGGATACGCCGTTCCAGACGCTGGTGCTGTCGACGGTCTTCGTGCTGGCCTTCGGCACGCTGCTGGTGCTCGGGCGCTCGATCCTGCTTCCCATCGTCACCGCGACGATCCTCGTCTACCTGCTTGAATCGGTGGCGGGCGCGCTGCGCCGCCTGCCGGTGCTCGGCCACCTGCCGCTCGGCGTCCTGCGCCTGCTGCTGCTGGTCTTCGCCGCGGCGGTGGTCTTCGTTCTGGCCGCGGTCGTCTCCTCGACGGTGCGCGAGATCATGGCGGTGGCCCCCACCTACGAGGAAAACCTGCGCGGCATGGTCGAGGGCATCGCGGGCTACTTCCACTTCGAGAATGACGCGCTCTGGGACCGGATCTCGGACGAGACGGTCGGCCAGATCAACCTGAGGCGCTTTTCGCTGGCGGTGCTGGGCGGGTTCACCAACCTCGGCTCGGTGGTGCTGATGGTGATCATCTACGCCGCCTTCATCACCGCCGAGCGCCGCTCCTTCCAGCGCCGTCTCACCGCCGGGCTGCGCTCGCCCGAGCAGAGCGCCCGGGTGCTGGCGGTGGTCGGCGCGATCAACGAGAAGATCAGCCGCTACCTTGCCTTCAAGACGCTGATCAACGTGGTGCTCGGCACGATTTCCTACGGCATCCTCTGGGCCTTCGGCGTCGATTTCGCGCTGTTCTGGGCGGTGGTCATCGGGGTGCTGAACTACATTCCCTACGTCGGCTCGCTGCTGGCGGTGGCCTTTCCGGTCGCGCTGTCGCTGGCGCAGTTCGCCTCGATCGGCATGACGCTCGGGCTCGGCGCGGCGCTGACCGTGGTGCAGATCGCGCTCGGCAACATCATCGAGCCGCGGCTGATCGGGCGGCAGCTCAACCTCAGCCCCTTCGTCGTGCTGCTGGCCCTCGCGCTCTGGACGACGCTCTGGGGGATCCCGGGCGCGATCCTCGCGGTGCCGCTGACCTCGATCCTCGCGATCGTGCTGGCGAGCTTCGACAAGACCCGCTGGCTGGCGCTGCTGCTGGCCGAGCGGGTCGACGCGCCGGGGCGGCCCGCCCCGGCCGCGGCGCTGCCGCGCAAACTTCCCTAG
- the uvrB gene encoding excinuclease ABC subunit UvrB: MPYAHSDKSTPMMHAPAPDVRTREKLEGGISFRMQTEFSPAGDQPTAIAELAQGVRDGERSQVLLGATGTGKTFTMAKIIEETQRPAIILAPNKTLAAQLYGEFKGFFPDNAVEYFVSYYDYYQPEAYVPRSDTYIEKESQINEQIDRMRHSATRALLERDDVIIVASVSCIYGIGSVETYGAMTQDLHVGSEYDQRKIIADLVAQQYRRNDAGFSRGAFRVRGDSLEVWPAHLEDRAWKLSFFGEELESITEFDPLTGEKTGSFERIRVYANSHYVTPKPTMQQAVIQIKKELRQRLDQLVAEGKLLEAQRLEQRTNFDIEMLEATGVCNGIENYSRYLTGRAPGEPPPTLFEFIPDHAIVFADESHVSVPQIGAMYKGDYRRKFTLAEHGFRLPSCMDNRPLKFEEWDAMRPQSVFVSATPANWELEQAGGVFAEQVIRPTGLLDPMVEIRPVKTQVDDLLDEIRKVAANGYRTLCTVLTKRMAEDLTEYLHEQGIKVRYMHSDIDTIERIEILRDLRLGAFDVLVGINLLREGLDIPECGLVAILDADKEGFLRSETSLIQTIGRAARNADGRVIMYADRVTGSMERALAETERRREKQMAYNVEHGITPATVKKNVDDILAGLYQGDVDMNRVTATIDPKHQGSNLAAVLDGLRTDMRKAAENLEFEEAARLRDEIKRLEAVDLAIHDDPLARQSAVEAASEAAVKTRGRSTAGRPGQHGGNVKRRKR, encoded by the coding sequence ATGCCCTATGCCCATTCCGACAAATCGACCCCGATGATGCACGCCCCTGCCCCGGATGTCCGGACGCGGGAAAAGCTCGAGGGCGGCATCAGCTTCCGCATGCAGACCGAGTTCTCGCCCGCGGGCGACCAGCCGACGGCGATTGCCGAGCTGGCGCAGGGGGTGCGGGACGGCGAGCGCAGCCAGGTGCTGCTGGGCGCCACCGGCACCGGCAAGACCTTCACCATGGCCAAGATCATCGAGGAGACGCAGCGCCCGGCGATCATCCTCGCGCCCAACAAGACGCTGGCGGCGCAGCTCTACGGCGAGTTCAAGGGCTTCTTCCCGGACAACGCGGTCGAGTATTTCGTGTCCTACTACGACTATTACCAGCCCGAGGCCTACGTGCCGCGCTCGGACACCTATATCGAGAAGGAATCCCAGATCAACGAGCAGATCGACCGGATGCGCCACTCGGCCACCCGCGCGCTGCTCGAGCGCGACGACGTGATCATCGTCGCCTCGGTCTCCTGCATCTACGGCATCGGCTCGGTCGAGACCTACGGCGCGATGACCCAGGATCTGCATGTCGGCAGCGAGTACGACCAGCGCAAGATCATTGCCGACCTCGTGGCGCAGCAGTACCGGCGCAACGATGCTGGCTTCTCGCGCGGGGCGTTCCGGGTGCGGGGGGACAGTCTCGAGGTCTGGCCCGCGCACCTCGAGGACCGGGCGTGGAAGCTGTCGTTCTTCGGCGAGGAACTGGAGAGCATCACCGAGTTCGACCCGCTCACCGGCGAGAAGACCGGCAGCTTCGAGCGGATCCGCGTCTATGCCAACTCGCACTACGTGACGCCCAAGCCGACGATGCAGCAGGCGGTCATCCAGATAAAGAAGGAGCTGCGCCAGCGGCTCGACCAGCTCGTCGCCGAGGGCAAGCTGCTGGAGGCGCAGCGGCTCGAGCAGCGCACCAATTTCGACATCGAGATGCTGGAGGCCACCGGGGTCTGCAACGGCATCGAGAACTACTCGCGCTACCTCACGGGGCGCGCACCGGGCGAGCCGCCGCCCACGCTGTTCGAGTTCATCCCCGACCACGCCATCGTCTTCGCCGACGAGAGCCACGTCTCGGTCCCGCAGATCGGCGCCATGTACAAGGGCGACTACCGGCGCAAGTTCACCCTCGCCGAGCACGGCTTCCGCCTGCCCTCCTGCATGGACAACCGCCCGCTCAAGTTCGAGGAATGGGACGCGATGCGCCCGCAGTCGGTCTTCGTCTCCGCGACCCCGGCGAACTGGGAGCTGGAGCAGGCGGGCGGCGTCTTTGCCGAGCAGGTGATCCGCCCGACCGGCCTGCTGGACCCGATGGTCGAGATCCGCCCGGTGAAGACGCAGGTGGACGATCTTCTCGACGAGATCCGCAAGGTCGCCGCGAACGGCTACCGCACGCTCTGCACCGTGCTGACCAAGCGCATGGCAGAGGACCTGACCGAGTACCTGCACGAGCAGGGCATCAAGGTGCGCTACATGCACTCAGACATCGATACCATCGAACGGATCGAGATCCTGCGCGACCTGCGGCTCGGCGCCTTCGACGTGCTGGTGGGCATCAACCTGCTGCGCGAGGGGCTCGACATTCCCGAATGCGGGCTGGTGGCCATCCTCGACGCTGACAAGGAAGGCTTCCTGCGCTCCGAGACCTCGCTGATCCAGACCATCGGCCGCGCCGCGCGCAACGCCGACGGGCGGGTGATCATGTATGCCGACCGGGTCACCGGCTCGATGGAGCGGGCGCTGGCCGAGACCGAGCGGCGGCGCGAGAAGCAGATGGCCTACAACGTTGAGCACGGCATCACCCCGGCGACGGTGAAGAAGAACGTCGACGACATCCTTGCCGGGCTCTACCAGGGCGACGTGGACATGAACCGCGTGACCGCCACGATCGACCCCAAGCACCAGGGCTCGAACCTCGCGGCGGTGCTGGACGGGCTGCGCACCGACATGCGCAAGGCGGCCGAGAACCTCGAGTTCGAGGAGGCGGCCCGACTGCGCGACGAGATCAAGCGGCTCGAGGCGGTCGACCTCGCGATCCACGACGACCCGCTGGCGCGGCAGTCGGCGGTCGAGGCGGCGTCTGAGGCGGCGGTCAAGACCCGCGGCCGCTCCACCGCGGGACGCCCCGGCCAGCACGGCGGCAACGTGAAGCGGCGCAAGCGCTGA